The window TCCCTCCCCTTCTTCTTCGTCTTCGACAGGGTCACTGCGCTCATCAAACAAAGCAAGAATCACAAGTCGAAACACACCGAAAAATACCTTTTCGCTAAACAAGTAGATTGCTTGTCAGTGAAATTGATCAGCTACAAGATTCGCCTCACCGGGCCGGTTGCGTTTAGATTTCGGCATCTTCGCGGGGAGGATTTGCTTCTCTACGCCGCCTTTTGCTCTTCGCCAAGGGTTTTAGAACGGCTGTCTCGGAATCGTTTATATAACAAATTAGGGCATCGGACAAAGAGTCAAATGTTGTGACGGATGAAATTGGGCCACCAGTTACTCATGCTTCAGGAGTTAAAATAATTGGGCCGTCGaaacaaaaaaaattctatttccttttagttttctttaaaatatatatatattagaaattaaaaataaaaatgatttttaaaaaataaaaataaaaaaaaaatttgaatattTCAACAGCATTTTTTACTTCAGGATAAAATTTTGGAAAGTATAATATTTGAGACGTAGTTTTCACATCtcttacaataaataaaatcgtAAACTTGAAATTTCTTGTTTAATATTATTATCCTTCATCGTAAATATTAAATTCGGAATCgattttataataattataattttaaagttattataatacatattttatatgtaaaaatatttatattataacaactatattttataattattacaatGTAAATTCAACCTACTATATTTATATTACAAGAGCTATGATTTATAATTGTTAAAAGTATTTTATAGTGATGGAGTGGGATGCCTCGTGGATGCCTCTTGatttaaaatgattaaaaaaaaaaaaaaaaaaagattagccATTCTATGATTTCAAAAAATAAGGGCAGTGTTTTGATTTTTGTCCCTAAAAAAATTGCAAAGGTAACTTATAAAATTGCAAGCATAACGCCACCCACTTTATTGTTTTTTAGGCCACCGACGTTCCTTTGTGCACACGCGAAGCGGATCGGCCACCGACGGCCTCACAActgaaaacacttttaaaaacgTCCGAGTCCCTTCTGTTTCGGTCGCAGCTCGAAAACCCTTAGCAGGATCCGGCGATGATGTCCTCCGCCGCCGCCACTCCGTCGACTCTCCCCATCTCGAACCCAACTCCTTCCACCGCCGCCCCTACCGCCCCGGTCGCTACCCCGGCCTTCCGTCTCTTCCTCTCCCGCCTCTCCGATTCCGTCCAACGCTCGCTTTCCAACCGACGCCCGTGGTCGGAACTTGTCGACCGATCCGCCTTCTCCCGCCCGGAATCCCTCTCCGACGCCGCCTCCCGCCTCCGCAAAAACCTCTCCTACTTCCGCGTCAATTACGCGGCCATCATCGCCGCCGTTCTTGCCATCTCCCTCATCACTAATCCGTTCTCCCTCGCCGTCCTACTCGCCCTACTCGCTGCCTGGTGCCTTCTCTACCTCTTCCGCCCGTCAGATTCGCCACTGGTAATCTTCGACCGCACCTTCTCTGATCGCGAGACCCTCGCCAGCCTCGTCCTCGCCACCGTGTTTGTCCTCTTCCTTACCTCGGTCGGATCTCTTCTGATCTCGGCTCTAGTTGCCGGTTCTGCCATCGTCGGAGTCCATGGGGCTTTCCACGTCCCGGATGATCTGTTCCTCGATGAGCGGGAGGCGGGCGCCTCTAGCGGGCTCCTATCCTTTCTTGGTGGAACTGCTCCATCCTTCGCCTCGGCGGCTCCTGCCGTCATAGCGACTGCCCGAGTCTGATAAAGCGATACACTGCTCAGTGAGGCCCTCATGATCTTTCCATTTCGTACTTTTGTTGGCAGGATAAGAAGTATAGAAGAATCGTCGAATTTTGTAAGGTATCTGTGAGGTTTCCcctttgttcttgttttctttctaatGAATGCCTGGATTGATAATGTTCTGTGGATCTGTGGAAGTAGTTTCACATCGAATTGACCTGCAttttatttgtatatatgttgCTTGTGGAAATGCTAATTGTCATTTTGTTATCACAAGTGTTGATAGCAATAGATGTAGATCTTagtttttgataatattttcccTCTTCTCAAGTTCTGATCTATAATGCAAAAAATGTAGAGGGAAAATTAGATCTGGTGCTGCATAATCAAGTTCTTTCTATTTACTGTATAGAGAAATACAAAAGAATAAAAGTAAGAGATTTTTCTTTCCTAGGAGGATCCTTAGTGATGGTCATTTGATGTTAAAGTTGGAGTTTCTTGTACATCTTTTGCTCTTTGTAGTTTATTATTGTTCAGCACCTACTTATCTTTGAGTCCCTTGATAATGTTTGATGAAAAGATTTATTCTTTGAAATTAACATATGCTATGAACACTGAGATTTTAGCCCTACTAGTCGTCAAGAATATATTTCTGATATGGGATTATCGCCATTAAGGTTTATCCTACTCAACATCTTGTTGCTTTCCCATAGAAATTCTCTCAAAATAATGTTGTTTAGAAAGCCACCTTACACAAACACATATTGGGAAATATCTAAATAATTCCTATTTATTAGATAATAAATTGACTTGCAACAACTTATGATTAGCAGTTTGTGAAGACACTGATGATTATCTTATTATTTCTTTGTTGAACATACAGATATTTTGAATAAGAAGTTTATCTGaattttgtgattttttttcttgtgaatGATGTTTTGTACGTAAGAACTTTAGAACTTATTGTTGTACTGTagtatttaaaacttaaatttaattggaGTAAAATTATTGTTTTATACACagattccaaattttaatttggtTCTAAATTTAGAATTCATGTGGAGCTCCAGTGTTAAAAGAAAATCATTAAAATATCCAAGCCTTACTAAttgttgataaattaaaattttcgacCTGCCTGGAACGGCCGATGTGTTTTTTTTTCACAATATCCTTTGAACAACAGATGGCTagccaaaattttttttaattattgagcaattagaaaaatatcattttaaaacataattacatTACTGAAAATTTTGATTTCTAAAGTATTATATAagattgaatattttttttataaaattgctATTCATCTCTAGTAttcactataaaaaaaattacaattactGATGGAAATTTTCGTCTTAATTTTGTCGGTATATTCGATGAGTAATGAAATTATGATGGAAATGGTTTGTTGGGAGATAATTTGTTAGAAACGATTTTATTgacaaaatctaaattttgaagTAAAAATTTTTGATAGAAACTAAATTTTCGTCAGTAATATATATTCTGTCGGTAAATATTGATGGAATATATGTTTTCGTCAGTAAATTTATTTGACGTTTACCAATGGAAATAGTATTTCTGTCAGTGTTTATCAATGAAAATAGTGTTTCTATCCGTGTGTTCCAACATAAACACTATTTTCATCCATAAGCCCTTTTGGTAATTTTTAACGGAATTTTTATTTCACCAAAAATTATCGATGGAAATAGTatatttcatcagtaaatatcaACATCGTTATTATGATACGTGACGAGGTTTACCGACAGAACAGTATTCGGTCGGTATTTCGtcgataataaaaaaaattataagaaacaATTCATATTCAGGATGTACTCTGtttataattttcatattcaTGATGTACTCTGTTTATAATATCCATAATATCAAAAACACAAATAAACTAACATTCATACAAACAAACATACTAAATTATGGAAAAAGACTAATAAAACATATCTAAATATTCATAATAAAAACAAGCACAATCTAAACAAATCACAAACACAATAATAAAAACAAACTAAATTATCCAAATTTACAAAATCATATATCTAAATTCATACCATGATAGAAAAAACTCTAAATAATGCATCCATATAATAGTAATATAAAATCCTACAGAAAGTCAAATACGATATATTATCATCAGAttgatatataattaaaaattttacctaTATGTATAATTAATTTTACATGTAATAAAAAAGATACTTGGATAGAAATGAGCAGATGATGATGACGATCAATATATCAATAGGGGCTCCTAAAATATATAGTaatataatttttagaaataagtaGATTAGAATATAAaacagaataaatatattttatatgatttatgtataataaataaaaaaattaagttgtcattgaacaaatttttttaaaaaaactaatcaaCACAGTCTGATGGATCTTGAGTTCCCTGTGACTCAAAATCATGTGATGTCGAGGTCCAAGAGGCAATGACTGATCATATATGGGCTAAGAGAGCTTCTTGATTCACATCCCGTTCGACCCTCCTCTGCTCCTCCTCAACTCTCCTCTGCTTATTAGCAGTCCTCCTCTACTCCTCAGCAGCAATCCACTGAACCATATAGGTCATCCTCTGATTTATTGAGTTTAGTTGAGTGTGTAATTCTTGATTTTTGTGTATTAAAGATTGCACCTcagtagaagaagaggaactagcacaACTCCTAAGAGTCCTCAAACGATCGAATACAACTTTGACCTGAGAGTCAAGACCATAGAGAGTGAAGTGTTTTATCCTTCCATCGATAACATCATAATATGTCTCATTTATTGTCTTGGTGGATAGAGGTTGTGACTCCCCCTTCTGTTGGTGGCTGAAATGCCTCAGCCACTCCATTTGTCATTTGCTCctatgtaaaaaaatataatataattaatatctaatttgaTCATAATTACTAAAGTTAATAAAGATCGGAATAgttaaatataataaagttaataatcttacgtgTATGGCCTAAGATCGAGGATCAACAAATATATCATCCTTCTTCTTGTGGATCTTGAGAAAGACCTCCATACGAGTGGGTTGTCAGGCTAGATCACATTCTTACATACACAaataatttgggacaaaattatacaagtttgataataaatataaaatttacttatataattttaaattaaactcactaGTCATGgcatgctcaacaatagatctggATTATGACGTATGTCGAGCAGTTCAATGCCCTTCTTTCttatataatataaaaggtcTCTGTACAGTTTTGCACAAATATATATTTCAAGTGTCTACAAATTGTGCCTCATGCTCCTCCTAGatatattttttctgcaattataagttaaaaatttactatattaaaagataaatatattatacAATATCAAAcatattaaatttacttaccacaaatttgTTATAATAGAAAGTCTTCATCTCCTGGtttacatgtctccatgtagtactAAAAGTGCATGCTCTCTCTTTAAATTTTCTACTGATATATATCACTACTCAATGGTGTAAAACTACATAAACAATTATTAAGATATGagaaatatgttataaataaattcatatatgaccttgaattactaataacaaaaaatacTTATGACTCTCCAATAACCCTAAGCACCCATCTGGAGTAAAACtgcataaaaaaatattaagatatgagaaatatattataaataaaatcaTATATGAACGTGAATTACTAATAACGAAAAATACTTACAACTCTCCAAAAACCCTAAGCACCTTGTAGCCATGGAGTGCTATTGTCTGCTGCTCTACTATAATAATGTCTATAAAATAACATTACAGCATATCATAATAAATTTTACTaatgataatataaatacaaaacaatATAGAAGCATAACTTATTTAATGAACAATaatgttaatatttaattatcattAGCATCTGACTAATTAACATTAACAGTTTTTAAGTCCTCATCATTAGACTTTGTTAGTTTAACAAGATCCTCACTATTGGACATCTCTCCATATCTATTTCCTCGTAAGTGACATTAATATttacaagtaattgagatgtggaTTAAAGTTGTGAATCGACCGAATACCCCTCCACTTTGTTATTCTAAAATGCTTCATGGTTTTAAGTAGTAATGGTGTTCAGTATTTCTATGGTCGAGCAAGGCTtcattcgacaaacagacaatcattcactagatcttcttctctttttagggtattcaagatagaaaacttgaccTGCTTGTATCCCAAAAATAAAatgttcaaacttattgaaccttttGTTTGTATTAACCTCGACTAAATTATAGTTTGGATATATTCTGCTACCTATTCTTAGGGTTGAATCATACCATAAACATTTAAATGacacacacctttttataggtaatgTAGGATATTTAACGTATATGATTtcgtcaagtctaccatagtaattaAACTCAATATTACTGTTGTCTAT is drawn from Zingiber officinale cultivar Zhangliang chromosome 1B, Zo_v1.1, whole genome shotgun sequence and contains these coding sequences:
- the LOC122052576 gene encoding PRA1 family protein B1-like, with protein sequence MMSSAAATPSTLPISNPTPSTAAPTAPVATPAFRLFLSRLSDSVQRSLSNRRPWSELVDRSAFSRPESLSDAASRLRKNLSYFRVNYAAIIAAVLAISLITNPFSLAVLLALLAAWCLLYLFRPSDSPLVIFDRTFSDRETLASLVLATVFVLFLTSVGSLLISALVAGSAIVGVHGAFHVPDDLFLDEREAGASSGLLSFLGGTAPSFASAAPAVIATARV